A window of Macrotis lagotis isolate mMagLag1 chromosome X, bilby.v1.9.chrom.fasta, whole genome shotgun sequence contains these coding sequences:
- the TBXA2R gene encoding thromboxane A2 receptor has translation MCLPGEVTSCLMTDLQNHSNSAPPGPCFRPMNISEEERRLIASPWFAATFCLVGLASNLVALAVLAGARRVSSYRARSSFLTFLCGLVLTDFLGLFVTGSVVVSQHVTLFDWAGTDPGCHLCRFMGVAMVFFGLSPLLLGTAMAVERFVGINQPFSRPAAASQHRAWATVGLVWAAAFGLGVLPVIGLGRYTVQYPGSWCFLTLGSQVGDVTFGLLFSLLGAFSVVLSFIFNTISVITLCRVYHDQEAASQRPRDSEVEMMAQLLGIMVVATVCWMPLLVFIAQTVLQRPPVMLNDDQLPPSTEHLLLIYLRVATWNQILDPWVYILFRRAVLKRIYPRLTIRRSIPSLNATIPHSLQPKYTQEPRLQ, from the exons ATGTGCCTGCCAGGGGAGGTGACCTCATGCCTGATGACAGACTTACAAAACCACAGCAACTCTGCCCCACCAGGCCCCTGTTTCCGGCCGATGAACATCAGCGAGGAGGAGCGGCGACTCATCGCTTCACCCTGGTTTGCTGCCACTTTCTGCCTTGTGGGCCTTGCTTCTAACCTGGTGGCCTTGGCGGTGTTGGCTGGTGCTCGACGGGTGAGCAGCTACCGTGCCCGCTCCTCCTTCCTTACTTTCCTCTGTGGCTTGGTGCTCACTGACTTCCTGGGGCTGTTTGTAACTGGCTCTGTGGTGGTCTCTCAACATGTCACCCTCTTTGACTGGGCTGGCACTGACCCTGGTTGCCACCTGTGTAGATTCATGGGGGTAGCCATGGTTTTCTTCGGCCTGAGCCCACTCCTGCTGGGCACTGCCATGGCGGTCGAGCGCTTCGTGGGCATCAACCAGCCTTTCTCGCGCCCTGCGGCTGCATCCCAACACCGGGCCTGGGCCACCGTGGGACTAGTGTGGGCGGCCGCCTTTGGCCTGGGTGTCCTGCCCGTCATTGGCCTGGGTCGATACACCGTCCAGTACCCGGGCTCCTGGTGCTTCTTGACTCTGGGGTCCCAAGTGGGTGATGTGACCTTTGGCCTCCTCTTTTCACTGCTGGGTGCCTTCTCTGTGgttctctccttcattttcaaCACCATCAGCGTGATCACCCTTTGCCGGGTCTACCACGACCAGGAGGCAGCCAGCCAACGACCGCGAGACAGTGAGGTAGAGATGATGGCCCAGCTGCTGGGCATCATGGTAGTTGCAACAGTCTGCTGGATGCCTTTGTTG GTCTTCATTGCCCAGACAGTCCTTCAGAGGCCACCTGTGATGCTCAACGATGATCAACTGCCTCCGTCCACAGAGCACCTGCTCCTCATCTACCTGCGTGTGGCCACTTGGAACCAGATCCTTGACCCCTGGGTTTACATCCTGTTCCGCAGGGCCGTGCTCAAGAGAATCTATCCACGGTTGACCATCCGGCGCTCCATCCCCTCTCTGAATGCAACTATCCCCCACTCTCTACAGCCCAAGTACACCCAGGAGCCACGGCTCCAGTAG